The following coding sequences lie in one Prionailurus viverrinus isolate Anna chromosome X, UM_Priviv_1.0, whole genome shotgun sequence genomic window:
- the EFNB1 gene encoding ephrin-B1, with product MARPGQRWLGKWLVAMVVLALCRLATPLAKNLEPVSWSSLNPKFLSGKGLVIYPKIGDKLDIICPRAEAGRPYEYYKLYLVRPEQAAACSTVLDPNVLVTCNRPEQEIRFTIKFQEFSPNYMGLEFKKHHDYYITSTSNGSLEGLENREGGVCRTRTMKIIMKVGQDPNAVTPEQLTTSRPSKEADNTIKMATQAPSGRGSLGDSDGKHETVNQEEKSGPGASGGGSGDPDSFFNSKVALFAAVGAGCVIFLLIIIFLTVLLLKLRKRHRKHTQQRAPALSLSTLASPKGGSGTAGTEPSDIIIPLRTTENNYCPHYEKVSGDYGHPVYIVQEMPPQSPANIYYKV from the exons ATGGCCCGGCCTGGGCAGCGTTGGCTCGGCAAGTGGCTTGTGGCGATGGTCGTGTTGGCACTGTGCCGGCTTGCCACGCCGTTGGCCAAGAACCTGGAGCCCGTGTCCTGGAGCTCCCTCAACCCCAA ATTCCTGAGTGGGAAGGGCCTGGTGATCTACCCAAAGATTGGAGACAAGCTGGACATCATCTGCCCCCGAGCAGAAGCAGGGCGGCCCTATGAGTACTACAAGCTGTACCTGGTGCGGCCTGAGCAGGCAGCTGCTTGCAGCACTGTGCTTGACCCCAACGTGCTGGTCACCTGCAATAGGCCAGAGCAGGAAATCCGCTTCACCATTAAGTTCCAGGAGTTCAGCCCCAACTACATGGGCCTGGAGTTTAAGAAGCACCATGATTACTACATTACCT CTACATCCAATGGGAGTTTGGAGGGACTGGAAAACCGGGAGGGAGGTGTGTGCCGTACACGCACCATGAAGATCATCATGAAGGTTGGGCAAG ACCCCAATGCTGTGACACCTGAGCAGCTGACCACCAGCCGGCCAAGCAAGGAGGCAGATAACACTATCAAGATGGCCACACAGGCCCCCAGTGGTCGGGGCTCCCTGGGTGACTCTGATGGCAAGCATG aGACTGTGAACCAGGAAGAGAAGAGTGGCCCAGGTGCGAGTGGAGGTGGCAGTGGAGACCCTGACAGCTTCTTCAACTCCAAGGTGGCATTGTTTGCGGCTGTTGGTGCTGGTTGCGTCATCTTCCTGCTCATCATTATCTTCCTGACAGTTCTGCTACTAAAGCTGCGCAAGCGGCATCGCAAGCACACCCAACAGCGGGCACCCGCCCTCTCACTCAGTACCCTGGCCAGTCCCAAGGGGGGCAGTGGCACGGCGGGCACCGAGCCCAGCGACATCATCATCCCCTTACGGACTACAGAGAACAACTACTGCCCCCACTATGAGAAGGTGAGTGGGGACTACGGGCACCCCGTCTACATCGTCCAGGAGATGCCACCCCAGAGCCCAGCGAACATCTACTACAAGGTCTGA